In Lutra lutra chromosome 13, mLutLut1.2, whole genome shotgun sequence, one genomic interval encodes:
- the BICD2 gene encoding protein bicaudal D homolog 2 isoform X1 — MSAPSEEEEYARLVMEAQPEWLRAEVKRLSHELAETTREKIQAAEYGLAVLEEKHQLKLQFEELEVDYEAIRGEMEQLKEAFGQAHTNHKKVAADGESREESLIQESASKEQYYVRKVLELQTELKQLRNVLTNTQSENERLASVAQELKEINQNVETQRGRLRDDIKEYKFREARLLQDYSELEEENISLQKQVSVLRQNQVEFEGLKHEIKRLEEETEYLNSQLEDAIRLKEISERQLEEALETLKTEREQKLSLRKELSHYMSINDSLYTSHLHVSLDGLKLSDDTEALANGFEHGGLAKLPPDNRTSTPSKDGLAPPSPSLVSDLLSELNISEIQKLKQQLMQMEREKVGLLTTLQDTQKQLEQARGALSEQHEEVSRLTENLTALRRLQAGKERRTALDSEKERDSHEDGDYYEVDINGPEILACKYRVALAEAGELREQLKALRSEHEAGEARHAEEKGQHEAESQALTEKVSLLEKASRQDRELLARLQAELKKVSDVAGETQGSLSVAQDELVTFSEELANLYHHVCMCNNETPTRVVLDYYREGPAGAGRCSPEARGRRSPVLPKGPPATEGGAGDSSPSPSPSLPSPLSDPRREPMNIYNLIAIIRDQIRHLQAAVDRTTELSRQRLASQELGPAADKDREALMEEILKLKSLLSTKREQITTLRTVLKANKQTAEVALANLKSKYENEKAMVTETMMKLRNELKALKEDAATFSSLRAMFATRCDEYITQLDEMQRQLAAAEDEKKTLNSLLRMAIQQKLALTQRLELLELDHEQTRRGRAKAASKAKPGTPSL; from the exons GCATTTGGACAGGCGCACACGAACCACAAGAAGGTGGCGGCGGACGGCGAGAGCCGGGAGGAGAGTCTGATCCAGGAGTCGGCCTCCAAGGAGCAGTACTACGTGCGCAAGGTGCTGGAGCTGCAGACCGAGCTGAAGCAGCTGCGGAACGTGCTCACCAACACGCAGTCGGAGAACGAGCGCCTGGCGTCCGTGGCGCAGGAGCTGAAGGAG ATCAATCAGAATGTGGAGACGCAGCGTGGCCGCCTGCGGGATGACATCAAGGAGTATAAGTTCCGAGAGGCCCGCCTGCTACAGGACTActcagagctggaggaggagaacATCAGCCTGCAGAAGCAGGTGTCTGTGCTCAGGCAGAACCAG GTGGAGTTTGAGGGCCTCAAGCATGAGATCAAGCGTCTGGAGGAGGAGACCGAGTACCTCAACAGCCAGCTGGAGGACGCCATCAGGCTCAAGGAGATCTCGGAGCGGCAGCTGGAGGAGGCGCTGGAGACCCTGAAGACGGAGCGAGAGCAGAAGCTCAGCCTGCGCAAGGAGCTGTCCCACTACATGAGCATCAACGACTCCCTCTACACCAGCCATCTGCATGTCTCTCTGGATGGCCTCAAGCTCAGCGACGACACCGAGGCCCTGGCCAATGGCTTCGAGCATGGTGGCCTGGCCAAGCTGCCCCCAGACAACAGGACCTCCACGCCCTCCAAGGATGGCCTCGCCccgccctcccccagcctggtGTCTGACCTCCTCAGCGAGCTCAACATCTCCGAGATCCAGAAGCTGAAGCAGCAGCTGATGCAG ATGGAGCGGGAGAAGGTGGGCCTGCTGACTACACTGCAGGACACGCAGAAGCAGCTGGAGCAGGCGCGGGGAGCCCTGTCAGAGCAGCATGAGGAGGTGAGCCGCCTCACGGAGAACCTCACTGCCCTGCGGCGGCTGCAGGCCGGCAAGGAGCGGCGGACGGCCCTGGACAGCGAGAAGGAGCGTGACAGCCATGAGGACGGCGACTACTACGAGGTGGACATCAACGGGCCTGAGATCCTGGCTTGCAAGTACCGTGTGGCCCTGGCGGAGGCAGGTGAGCTCCGCGAGCAGCTGAAAGCCCTGCGCAGTGAACATGAGGCCGGTGAGGCCCGGCACGCAGAGGAGAAGGGCCAGCATGAGGCTGAGAGCCAGGCGCTCACAGAGAAGGTCTCCCTGCTGGAGAAGGCCAGCCGCCAGGACCGCGAGCTGCTGGCCCGGCTGCAGGCAGAGCTGAAGAAGGTGAGTGATGTCGCGGGTGAGACACAGGGCAGCCTGAGCGTGGCCCAGGACGAGCTGGTGACCTTCAGCGAGGAGCTGGCCAACCTCTACCACCACGTGTGCATGTGTAACAACGAGACGCCCACCCGCGTCGTGCTGGACTACTACCGAGAGGGCCCGGCCGGCGCCGGCCGCTGCAGCCCCGAGGCCCGCGGGCGCCGCTCACCCGTCCTGCCCAAAGGGCCGCCAGCCacagagggtggggcaggggacagcAGCCCCTCGCCCAGCCCCTCTCTGCCCTCGCCCCTGAGTGACCCGCGTCGGGAGCCCATGAACATCTACAACCTGATCGCCATCATCCGCGACCAGATCAGGCACCTGCAGGCGGCCGTGGACCGCACCACAGAGCTGTCGCGGCAGCGCCTGGCCTCTCAGGAGCTGGGCCCCGCTGCAGATAAGGACCGGGAGGCGCTCATGGAGGAGATTCTCAAGTTGAAGTCCCTGCTGAGCACCAAGCGGGAGCAGATCACCACGCTGCGCACGGTGCTCAAGGCCAACAAGCAG ACGGCTGAGGTGGCCCTGGCCAATCTGAAGAGCAAGTATGAGAACGAGAAGGCCATGGTGACCGAGACCATGATGAAGCTGCGTAACGAGCTGAAGGCCCTCAAGGAGGATGCGGCCACCTTCTCCTCCTTGCGTGCCATGTTCGCCACCAG GTGTGACGAGTACATCACACAGCTGGACGAGATGCAGCGGCAGCTGGCGGCCGCGGAGGACGAGAAGAAGACTCTCAACTCCCTGCTGCGCATGGCCATCCAGCAGAAGCTGGCACTCACCCAGCGGCTGGAGCTGCTCGAGCTGGACCACGAGCAGACCCGGCGGGGCCGCGCCAAGGCCGCCTCCAAGGCCAAGCCGGGCACCCCGAGC CTGTAG
- the BICD2 gene encoding protein bicaudal D homolog 2 isoform X2 gives MSAPSEEEEYARLVMEAQPEWLRAEVKRLSHELAETTREKIQAAEYGLAVLEEKHQLKLQFEELEVDYEAIRGEMEQLKEAFGQAHTNHKKVAADGESREESLIQESASKEQYYVRKVLELQTELKQLRNVLTNTQSENERLASVAQELKEINQNVETQRGRLRDDIKEYKFREARLLQDYSELEEENISLQKQVSVLRQNQVEFEGLKHEIKRLEEETEYLNSQLEDAIRLKEISERQLEEALETLKTEREQKLSLRKELSHYMSINDSLYTSHLHVSLDGLKLSDDTEALANGFEHGGLAKLPPDNRTSTPSKDGLAPPSPSLVSDLLSELNISEIQKLKQQLMQMEREKVGLLTTLQDTQKQLEQARGALSEQHEEVSRLTENLTALRRLQAGKERRTALDSEKERDSHEDGDYYEVDINGPEILACKYRVALAEAGELREQLKALRSEHEAGEARHAEEKGQHEAESQALTEKVSLLEKASRQDRELLARLQAELKKVSDVAGETQGSLSVAQDELVTFSEELANLYHHVCMCNNETPTRVVLDYYREGPAGAGRCSPEARGRRSPVLPKGPPATEGGAGDSSPSPSPSLPSPLSDPRREPMNIYNLIAIIRDQIRHLQAAVDRTTELSRQRLASQELGPAADKDREALMEEILKLKSLLSTKREQITTLRTVLKANKQTAEVALANLKSKYENEKAMVTETMMKLRNELKALKEDAATFSSLRAMFATRCDEYITQLDEMQRQLAAAEDEKKTLNSLLRMAIQQKLALTQRLELLELDHEQTRRGRAKAASKAKPGTPSVSHTCACASDRAEGAGLTTQVVCGEKYNIYCD, from the exons GCATTTGGACAGGCGCACACGAACCACAAGAAGGTGGCGGCGGACGGCGAGAGCCGGGAGGAGAGTCTGATCCAGGAGTCGGCCTCCAAGGAGCAGTACTACGTGCGCAAGGTGCTGGAGCTGCAGACCGAGCTGAAGCAGCTGCGGAACGTGCTCACCAACACGCAGTCGGAGAACGAGCGCCTGGCGTCCGTGGCGCAGGAGCTGAAGGAG ATCAATCAGAATGTGGAGACGCAGCGTGGCCGCCTGCGGGATGACATCAAGGAGTATAAGTTCCGAGAGGCCCGCCTGCTACAGGACTActcagagctggaggaggagaacATCAGCCTGCAGAAGCAGGTGTCTGTGCTCAGGCAGAACCAG GTGGAGTTTGAGGGCCTCAAGCATGAGATCAAGCGTCTGGAGGAGGAGACCGAGTACCTCAACAGCCAGCTGGAGGACGCCATCAGGCTCAAGGAGATCTCGGAGCGGCAGCTGGAGGAGGCGCTGGAGACCCTGAAGACGGAGCGAGAGCAGAAGCTCAGCCTGCGCAAGGAGCTGTCCCACTACATGAGCATCAACGACTCCCTCTACACCAGCCATCTGCATGTCTCTCTGGATGGCCTCAAGCTCAGCGACGACACCGAGGCCCTGGCCAATGGCTTCGAGCATGGTGGCCTGGCCAAGCTGCCCCCAGACAACAGGACCTCCACGCCCTCCAAGGATGGCCTCGCCccgccctcccccagcctggtGTCTGACCTCCTCAGCGAGCTCAACATCTCCGAGATCCAGAAGCTGAAGCAGCAGCTGATGCAG ATGGAGCGGGAGAAGGTGGGCCTGCTGACTACACTGCAGGACACGCAGAAGCAGCTGGAGCAGGCGCGGGGAGCCCTGTCAGAGCAGCATGAGGAGGTGAGCCGCCTCACGGAGAACCTCACTGCCCTGCGGCGGCTGCAGGCCGGCAAGGAGCGGCGGACGGCCCTGGACAGCGAGAAGGAGCGTGACAGCCATGAGGACGGCGACTACTACGAGGTGGACATCAACGGGCCTGAGATCCTGGCTTGCAAGTACCGTGTGGCCCTGGCGGAGGCAGGTGAGCTCCGCGAGCAGCTGAAAGCCCTGCGCAGTGAACATGAGGCCGGTGAGGCCCGGCACGCAGAGGAGAAGGGCCAGCATGAGGCTGAGAGCCAGGCGCTCACAGAGAAGGTCTCCCTGCTGGAGAAGGCCAGCCGCCAGGACCGCGAGCTGCTGGCCCGGCTGCAGGCAGAGCTGAAGAAGGTGAGTGATGTCGCGGGTGAGACACAGGGCAGCCTGAGCGTGGCCCAGGACGAGCTGGTGACCTTCAGCGAGGAGCTGGCCAACCTCTACCACCACGTGTGCATGTGTAACAACGAGACGCCCACCCGCGTCGTGCTGGACTACTACCGAGAGGGCCCGGCCGGCGCCGGCCGCTGCAGCCCCGAGGCCCGCGGGCGCCGCTCACCCGTCCTGCCCAAAGGGCCGCCAGCCacagagggtggggcaggggacagcAGCCCCTCGCCCAGCCCCTCTCTGCCCTCGCCCCTGAGTGACCCGCGTCGGGAGCCCATGAACATCTACAACCTGATCGCCATCATCCGCGACCAGATCAGGCACCTGCAGGCGGCCGTGGACCGCACCACAGAGCTGTCGCGGCAGCGCCTGGCCTCTCAGGAGCTGGGCCCCGCTGCAGATAAGGACCGGGAGGCGCTCATGGAGGAGATTCTCAAGTTGAAGTCCCTGCTGAGCACCAAGCGGGAGCAGATCACCACGCTGCGCACGGTGCTCAAGGCCAACAAGCAG ACGGCTGAGGTGGCCCTGGCCAATCTGAAGAGCAAGTATGAGAACGAGAAGGCCATGGTGACCGAGACCATGATGAAGCTGCGTAACGAGCTGAAGGCCCTCAAGGAGGATGCGGCCACCTTCTCCTCCTTGCGTGCCATGTTCGCCACCAG GTGTGACGAGTACATCACACAGCTGGACGAGATGCAGCGGCAGCTGGCGGCCGCGGAGGACGAGAAGAAGACTCTCAACTCCCTGCTGCGCATGGCCATCCAGCAGAAGCTGGCACTCACCCAGCGGCTGGAGCTGCTCGAGCTGGACCACGAGCAGACCCGGCGGGGCCGCGCCAAGGCCGCCTCCAAGGCCAAGCCGGGCACCCCGAGCGTAAGTCACACCTGTGCCTGTGCCAGCGACAGGGCCGAGGGCGCCGGGCTCACCACCCAGGTGGTCTGTGGCGAGAAGTATAACATTTACTGCGATTAG